Proteins encoded within one genomic window of Dyadobacter chenhuakuii:
- a CDS encoding IlvD/Edd family dehydratase → MEENKLRSRGWFGKSGKDGFIYRAWMKNQGYPADEFDGRPVIGICNTFSELTPCNGHFRELAESVKRGVWEAGGFPVEFPVMSLGETLMKPTAMLYRNLASMDVEESIRANPVDGVVLLCGCDKTTPSLVMGAASVNIPTIVVSGGPMLTGRYRGKSIGTSDIWRFSEMYRKGELSQEEFTTSEACMCRSNGHCAVMGTASTMACMVESLGLTLPENAAIPAADSRRKVLAHLSGRRIVQMVHEDLRLSQILTKEAFENAIMLNAAIGGSTNFVIHLLAIAGRIGVDLSLDDFNALCAKVPLLLNLQPSGGYFMEDFYYAGGLPVVIKEMLGLLHQNVITANGKTMAENCATAECFDPEVIATLAEPVKDLTGLAVVRGNLCVNGAVIKPSASLKPELMQHRGRAIVFEDIDDYKARLDDPDLDVDENSILVLKNVGPKGYPGMPEVGNMSLPKKLLAQGVIDMVRISDGRMSGTGFGTVVLHISPEAAVGGTLALVRDGDYIELDVENRKLNLEVSDEELAERAKSWKPLEMGYNRGYVNLHINHVMQAHEGADLDFLVGGSGDKVTRDSH, encoded by the coding sequence ATGGAGGAAAATAAATTGCGCAGCCGCGGATGGTTCGGAAAGTCCGGTAAGGATGGATTTATATACAGGGCCTGGATGAAAAATCAGGGTTACCCGGCAGATGAATTCGACGGACGGCCGGTGATCGGAATTTGCAATACATTTTCGGAATTAACGCCTTGTAATGGTCATTTTCGGGAACTGGCAGAATCGGTAAAACGGGGCGTATGGGAAGCAGGGGGCTTCCCGGTTGAATTTCCGGTTATGTCTCTGGGCGAAACATTGATGAAACCCACGGCCATGCTCTACCGCAACCTGGCGAGTATGGATGTGGAAGAATCGATCCGCGCCAACCCCGTTGACGGCGTTGTGCTGCTTTGTGGCTGTGACAAAACCACGCCATCACTGGTCATGGGCGCTGCCAGCGTGAACATTCCCACAATCGTCGTTTCAGGCGGGCCAATGCTCACAGGTCGTTACAGGGGCAAAAGCATTGGCACAAGTGACATTTGGCGGTTCAGTGAAATGTACCGCAAAGGTGAACTTTCACAGGAAGAGTTTACGACCTCAGAAGCTTGCATGTGCCGCAGCAACGGACATTGTGCCGTAATGGGAACGGCGTCCACAATGGCTTGTATGGTAGAGTCGCTGGGCCTTACCTTGCCCGAAAATGCGGCTATCCCGGCAGCGGATTCGCGCAGAAAAGTGCTTGCTCATCTGTCGGGTCGCAGGATTGTGCAGATGGTGCACGAGGATCTGCGCCTGTCCCAGATATTAACAAAAGAAGCTTTTGAAAACGCTATTATGCTCAATGCGGCTATTGGCGGCTCGACGAATTTTGTCATACACCTTCTTGCCATTGCAGGTCGGATCGGCGTTGATCTCTCGTTGGATGACTTCAATGCGCTTTGTGCGAAAGTGCCCCTATTGCTCAATTTGCAGCCTTCCGGCGGGTATTTCATGGAAGACTTTTACTATGCAGGCGGCTTACCGGTTGTAATAAAAGAAATGCTCGGGTTGCTGCATCAGAATGTGATCACAGCGAACGGCAAAACAATGGCAGAGAACTGTGCCACGGCCGAATGCTTCGATCCGGAAGTGATCGCTACGCTGGCAGAGCCGGTTAAAGACCTCACCGGATTGGCTGTTGTGCGTGGTAATCTTTGCGTAAATGGTGCGGTGATCAAACCCTCGGCATCATTGAAACCAGAACTGATGCAACACCGCGGACGGGCAATCGTATTTGAAGATATTGACGATTATAAAGCACGCCTTGACGATCCGGACCTGGATGTGGATGAAAACAGTATTCTGGTTCTTAAAAATGTAGGCCCGAAAGGCTATCCCGGAATGCCGGAAGTAGGAAATATGTCGTTACCGAAAAAACTGCTTGCTCAGGGGGTGATCGATATGGTGCGGATTTCGGATGGACGCATGAGCGGGACCGGATTTGGAACGGTTGTTTTGCACATTTCACCCGAAGCGGCCGTGGGCGGAACGCTGGCATTGGTCAGGGACGGCGACTACATTGAGCTGGACGTTGAAAACAGGAAACTCAATCTGGAAGTGTCGGACGAGGAGCTTGCAGAACGCGCAAAATCCTGGAAACCGCTGGAAATGGGCTATAACCGGGGTTATGTGAATTTGCATATCAATCACGTCATGCAGGCGCACGAAGGTGCCGATCTCGATTTCCTGGTTGGCGGATCGGGAGATAAAGTAACAAGAGATTCGCATTAA
- a CDS encoding SDR family NAD(P)-dependent oxidoreductase produces the protein MSSQLFDNQVAIVTGAGQGIGFEIAKQLASQGACVILNDFDEALAKEAASKIRSMEGECVAFAGDASKVEVINGMVEEAVKCFGKLSIVVANAGITLFGDFFTYPEENLRKVLEVNLMGSFLLTQAAARQMRAQKAGGRILLMSSVVGHQAHQFLGAYAMTKAGLEMLAKNLVLELSPHGITINTVAPGATLTERTLAEDPNYPKMWSAITPMGRPAICEDIANAALFLLSPHSGHITGQSLVVDGGWTSVSPLPDLSNLHVNKD, from the coding sequence ATGAGCAGCCAATTATTTGATAATCAAGTAGCGATCGTAACGGGAGCGGGACAGGGAATCGGGTTTGAGATAGCAAAACAACTCGCGTCACAAGGAGCTTGCGTGATTTTGAATGACTTTGACGAGGCCCTCGCCAAAGAAGCTGCGAGTAAAATACGGAGTATGGAAGGCGAATGTGTTGCATTTGCAGGCGATGCTTCCAAAGTTGAGGTGATCAATGGAATGGTGGAAGAGGCTGTTAAATGCTTTGGAAAACTTTCCATTGTGGTTGCAAATGCAGGCATTACGCTCTTCGGCGACTTTTTTACTTATCCGGAAGAAAATTTAAGAAAGGTCCTGGAAGTGAATCTGATGGGATCTTTCTTACTTACACAAGCCGCAGCCCGCCAAATGCGTGCGCAAAAAGCGGGCGGCAGAATATTGCTGATGTCTTCGGTTGTAGGCCATCAGGCGCACCAGTTTCTGGGTGCATATGCGATGACGAAGGCAGGATTGGAAATGTTGGCAAAAAATCTTGTGCTGGAATTATCCCCGCACGGCATCACCATTAACACAGTGGCCCCCGGGGCAACATTGACCGAAAGGACACTGGCCGAAGATCCGAATTACCCAAAAATGTGGTCTGCGATCACGCCTATGGGCCGCCCGGCGATTTGTGAAGACATTGCTAATGCTGCGTTATTCCTGTTATCCCCGCATTCCGGGCACATTACAGGGCAAAGCCTCGTCGTAGATGGCGGCTGGACTTCGGTAAGCCCCCTACCCGACCTGAGTAACCTGCATGTAAATAAGGATTAA
- the gldD gene encoding gliding motility lipoprotein GldD produces the protein MYKKILLFSVICIISAACSKKEASYVPKPKGFNRVDLPPHTYQKLTQEHPYTFEFSKYAEAVPDTFATAGKHWIFINYPQFKANIQITYKDVGNNPALLKAYIDDSYKLASKHQIRASAIQEQRVLSRTGKTAILFKIEGDVPSPYQFYTTDSTKHFMRGAIYFPTATKNDSLAPVIDYLQKDMIQLLNTLNWR, from the coding sequence ATGTATAAAAAAATACTGCTTTTCTCTGTCATATGCATTATATCAGCCGCATGCAGTAAAAAAGAAGCCAGTTATGTCCCCAAACCCAAGGGTTTTAACAGGGTGGATCTGCCTCCGCATACTTATCAAAAACTGACGCAGGAGCATCCCTATACATTTGAATTTTCTAAATACGCAGAGGCTGTCCCCGATACATTTGCAACGGCAGGCAAGCATTGGATCTTCATCAACTATCCTCAATTCAAAGCCAACATTCAAATCACTTATAAAGACGTCGGGAATAATCCTGCGCTGCTGAAAGCTTATATTGACGATTCCTATAAGCTGGCCAGCAAGCACCAGATCCGCGCTTCGGCCATTCAGGAACAGCGGGTTTTAAGTAGGACCGGGAAAACGGCCATTCTGTTTAAAATCGAAGGCGACGTGCCCAGCCCTTACCAGTTTTATACTACGGACAGTACAAAACACTTCATGCGCGGCGCCATATACTTTCCCACTGCCACGAAAAACGATTCGCTGGCTCCTGTCATCGATTATTTGCAAAAGGACATGATCCAGCTTTTGAACACACTGAACTGGAGATAA
- the glmS gene encoding glutamine--fructose-6-phosphate transaminase (isomerizing): protein MCGIVAYVGSREAYPLILKGLKRLEYRGYDSSGIALLENAKLDIYKKKGKVSDLESELASKHLTATIGIGHTRWATHGEPNDVNAHPHYSNNRRLSIIHNGIIENYASIKQNLVTKGHKFLSDTDTEVLIHFIEDIQQETGGSLESAVKHALKEVVGAYAIVVMSLDHPGQLIAARKGSPLVIGIGEDEFFFASDATPIIEYTKDVVYLDDYEVAVISDGRLSIQNLDNTETIPYIQKLEMELETIEKGGYDHFMIKEIFEQPRSIADSMRGRLRADDAHLQLGGLANYLDKLAEADRIVIVGCGTSWHAGLVAEYLFEELARVNVEVEYASEFRYRNPVINEKDIVIAISQSGETADTLAAIELAKSKGATIFGVCNVVGSSIARATHAGAYTHAGPEIGVASTKAFTAQVTVLTLIAIATAKRKGTISEETYRQLLVELETIPAKVEKVFENANKIKEIAFIFTYARNFIYLGRGLNFPVALEGALKLKEISYIHAEGYPAAEMKHGPIALIDEDMPVVFLATKDGSYEKIVSNIQEVKARKGRVIAIVTEGDTLIPGMVDFVIEVPKVHELLTPLVSVIPLQLLSYYIAVMRGRNVDQPRNLAKSVTVE from the coding sequence ATGTGTGGAATTGTAGCTTACGTAGGAAGCAGAGAAGCTTATCCCCTAATTCTCAAAGGTCTTAAAAGACTAGAATATCGGGGTTATGACAGCTCGGGAATTGCCTTGCTGGAAAATGCCAAATTGGATATTTATAAGAAAAAAGGCAAGGTGTCCGACCTCGAAAGTGAGCTTGCTTCCAAACATTTAACCGCCACAATCGGCATCGGGCACACGCGCTGGGCCACACACGGAGAGCCAAATGACGTAAATGCACACCCGCATTACTCCAATAACCGCCGGCTTTCCATCATTCACAACGGCATTATAGAGAATTATGCTTCGATCAAACAAAATCTGGTCACAAAAGGGCATAAGTTTCTCAGCGATACAGATACAGAAGTTCTCATTCATTTTATAGAAGACATTCAGCAGGAGACGGGCGGTTCGTTGGAATCTGCCGTGAAACACGCGCTGAAAGAAGTCGTAGGCGCTTATGCGATAGTGGTGATGTCGCTGGATCATCCGGGACAACTTATTGCTGCCAGAAAAGGGAGCCCGCTGGTAATTGGCATCGGGGAAGATGAATTTTTCTTCGCTTCCGACGCCACGCCGATCATCGAGTATACTAAAGATGTGGTTTACCTGGATGATTATGAAGTTGCTGTGATCAGTGACGGCCGGTTAAGCATTCAAAATCTGGATAACACGGAAACGATTCCTTATATCCAAAAGCTGGAAATGGAGCTTGAAACCATCGAAAAAGGTGGTTATGACCATTTCATGATCAAAGAAATTTTTGAACAGCCGCGTTCCATTGCCGACAGTATGCGCGGAAGATTGCGTGCGGACGATGCACATTTGCAATTAGGCGGGCTGGCAAATTATCTGGATAAACTGGCCGAAGCAGACCGCATTGTGATCGTAGGCTGCGGCACTTCATGGCATGCAGGTCTTGTAGCGGAATATCTTTTCGAAGAATTGGCGAGAGTGAACGTAGAGGTCGAATATGCTTCCGAATTCCGTTACCGAAATCCTGTAATTAACGAAAAGGACATTGTTATCGCCATTTCACAATCCGGTGAGACTGCGGATACACTGGCTGCCATTGAGCTGGCTAAGTCAAAAGGGGCGACGATATTCGGTGTTTGCAATGTGGTGGGTTCTTCCATCGCCCGTGCAACGCATGCAGGCGCTTACACGCACGCCGGCCCCGAAATTGGTGTGGCCAGTACAAAGGCATTTACTGCGCAAGTGACTGTGCTTACTTTGATCGCCATTGCTACTGCGAAGCGCAAAGGCACGATATCCGAAGAAACTTACCGCCAACTGCTCGTTGAGCTGGAAACGATTCCGGCAAAGGTGGAAAAGGTGTTCGAGAATGCTAATAAGATCAAGGAAATCGCATTTATATTCACCTATGCACGCAACTTTATTTATCTGGGAAGAGGTTTGAATTTCCCGGTGGCACTGGAAGGCGCTCTCAAATTGAAAGAGATTTCCTATATCCACGCCGAAGGTTACCCCGCCGCAGAAATGAAGCACGGGCCTATCGCGCTCATTGATGAGGATATGCCGGTGGTTTTCCTGGCAACGAAAGATGGCTCTTACGAGAAAATCGTTTCCAACATTCAGGAAGTGAAGGCACGGAAGGGAAGGGTGATTGCCATTGTTACTGAGGGCGATACGCTTATCCCGGGCATGGTGGATTTTGTGATTGAGGTTCCCAAAGTGCACGAATTACTTACGCCTCTGGTTTCTGTAATTCCGTTGCAGCTGCTTTCTTATTACATTGCCGTTATGCGCGGCAGGAATGTGGATCAGCCCCGGAATCTTGCGAAATCAGTGACAGTAGAGTAA
- a CDS encoding glycogen/starch synthase — protein MEKLRILYVASEINPFLQTTDVADYVRKLPQAMQERGAEIRILVPRFGLINERKNRLHEVVRLSGINITVGDEEKPLIIKVASIPNAKLQVYFIDNDDYFHRKSVFFDKENNFYDDNDERAIFFCKGVLETVKKLGWAPDVVHCNDWMTALIPLYLKTTYRNDPMFKDTKSVFTVHNNAFDYKFDADLHNKAKAMDVSDEALAHLRSNDFEGFVKIGCAYADAVLKADDHCSESLNQIFNNAPKRVELDEQDEKFSESYYNLYTDLMN, from the coding sequence ATGGAGAAACTACGAATTTTGTATGTAGCCAGTGAAATCAATCCTTTCCTCCAAACCACCGATGTTGCCGATTACGTTAGGAAACTTCCTCAGGCAATGCAGGAACGAGGTGCAGAAATCAGAATTCTTGTTCCCCGTTTTGGTCTTATCAATGAACGCAAAAACCGGCTTCATGAAGTAGTTCGACTGTCAGGAATAAATATTACCGTAGGAGATGAAGAAAAGCCTTTGATTATCAAAGTGGCTTCTATCCCTAATGCGAAGTTGCAAGTCTATTTTATTGACAATGATGATTATTTTCACCGCAAATCGGTGTTCTTTGATAAGGAGAATAACTTTTACGATGACAATGACGAGCGCGCGATCTTCTTCTGCAAAGGTGTATTGGAAACGGTAAAAAAATTGGGTTGGGCTCCTGACGTGGTGCATTGCAACGACTGGATGACTGCTTTGATTCCATTGTATCTGAAAACTACTTACCGCAACGATCCAATGTTTAAGGATACGAAAAGTGTGTTTACGGTGCATAACAATGCTTTTGACTATAAATTTGACGCAGATTTACATAACAAGGCGAAAGCAATGGATGTAAGCGATGAAGCTTTGGCTCATTTGCGCTCTAACGACTTTGAAGGATTTGTTAAAATTGGCTGTGCATATGCGGACGCGGTTTTGAAGGCGGACGATCATTGCAGCGAAAGTCTGAACCAGATTTTCAACAATGCGCCGAAACGTGTTGAGCTTGACGAACAGGATGAGAAGTTCTCGGAATCATATTACAATCTTTATACGGATCTGATGAACTGA
- the panC gene encoding pantoate--beta-alanine ligase, translated as MEVFTSIKGLRSLLDQQLSEQKTIGLIPTMGALHEGHISLVDASIKDNDVTVASIFVNPTQFNNPEDLLKYPRTLEADCAMLEQAGCTAVFAPSVEEMYPEKSSLLINFGTLESVMEGASRPGHFNGVGIVVSKLFHIVSPHRAYFGQKDLQQVSIIKRLVSDLAFNLELIVCPTIRETDGLAMSSRNRRLNDAERNIAPHIYRILEEAKQSLLAGKDITETVSAASNAFNAIPEFKLDYFEVADVKTLQPIPSLSAAGTNAICVAAFLGPVRLIDNVVF; from the coding sequence ATGGAAGTATTTACTTCAATCAAAGGCCTGCGCAGTTTACTCGATCAACAACTTTCAGAGCAAAAAACCATTGGGCTAATTCCCACCATGGGCGCATTGCACGAAGGCCACATTTCACTCGTTGACGCTTCCATTAAAGATAACGACGTCACAGTCGCCAGCATTTTCGTCAATCCGACCCAGTTTAATAACCCCGAAGATCTGCTGAAATATCCGCGTACGTTAGAAGCAGATTGTGCTATGCTGGAACAAGCAGGCTGCACAGCCGTCTTCGCGCCATCCGTGGAGGAAATGTATCCTGAAAAATCGTCCTTACTGATCAACTTCGGCACATTGGAAAGCGTGATGGAAGGGGCTTCAAGACCGGGTCACTTTAATGGTGTAGGCATAGTCGTTTCCAAGCTCTTCCACATCGTAAGCCCGCACCGCGCTTATTTTGGACAAAAGGATTTACAGCAAGTTTCCATCATCAAAAGGTTGGTCTCAGACCTTGCGTTTAACCTGGAACTGATCGTCTGCCCCACTATTAGAGAAACGGATGGCCTGGCCATGTCCTCCCGCAACCGCAGGCTTAATGACGCTGAACGCAACATTGCTCCGCATATTTATCGGATATTGGAAGAAGCGAAGCAAAGTTTGCTGGCAGGAAAGGACATTACAGAAACCGTTTCCGCTGCTAGCAATGCATTTAATGCTATTCCGGAGTTTAAGCTAGATTACTTTGAAGTGGCGGATGTAAAGACATTGCAGCCGATTCCCAGCCTCAGCGCTGCCGGAACAAATGCTATTTGCGTGGCTGCGTTTTTAGGGCCGGTGAGGTTGATTGATAATGTTGTGTTTTAG